GGACATGAATGATTTCGGCTTCCGCCGAATATGCCATCCTGTGCCCCTCTACCAATATTCGTTTTGCCCAGTCTAGGTCTTCCAGGCCGGTAAGGTTTTCGTCATAACGGCAGCATTCCCAGACAGACCGCCGTATCGCCGCATTGGCATTGTTACAGAAGGGGTGGGATTGGAAACCGGAGGAAGCATCGGGAAACCATTTTTGAAATATTCTGAGTTCAGAATATTTTGATACCTCATTGCCCCGTTGTTTGCCATAAACTAAGGCAACTTTGGGATCAAAGAAAAAGGAGGTCAGCTTTTCAAGCCAGTCATTATACACGGGGTAGACGTGGGCGCTGGCTATGACCAGAATCTCTCCTGACGCTGCTTCGCAACCGATGTTGAGAGCCCTGCCAAAGGTAAAGTCTGCAGGTCTGATATGGACTACCTTGACGGGATAGCGGGATGCAATAGCCAGCGTCGCGTCTGTAGACCCTGAGTCTACAATAACGATTTCCACGTCACTGATAGTCTGCTGGCAAATCCCTGCTAAGAGCTT
The window above is part of the Trichlorobacter ammonificans genome. Proteins encoded here:
- a CDS encoding glycosyltransferase family 2 protein, with the translated sequence MPKLANATTSIIIRCCNEEQHIGKLLAGICQQTISDVEIVIVDSGSTDATLAIASRYPVKVVHIRPADFTFGRALNIGCEAASGEILVIASAHVYPVYNDWLEKLTSFFFDPKVALVYGKQRGNEVSKYSELRIFQKWFPDASSGFQSHPFCNNANAAIRRSVWECCRYDENLTGLEDLDWAKRILVEGHRMAYSAEAEIIHVHEENLSRILNRYRREAIAMKTIFPDETFSFLDFITLFVSNSINDLYYAAHDRVLLKKFGEIIAFRLLQFWGTYRGYCQHGPISAHLKDRFYYPNQWNPIPSTTSADEAQRKIDYSSL